One genomic window of Luteitalea pratensis includes the following:
- the aspT gene encoding aspartate-alanine antiporter, which translates to MVLSGHAVIDLLFTALRQHPELAVFLTLAIGFQIGRLRVGSFSLGNVVGTLLAGVVVGQIGGIKVDPMVRVVFFDLFLFATGYKVGPQFFRGLGRQALAQASLTVVLCVTSLGMALLAAKVMHYDVGTASGLMAGAFTESTVIGTAGDAIRRLALPAAEETRLLNNIPVAYAVSYLVGTTFVVWLLGSLAPRLLRVDIRKEARELDAILSGAKGTPFISAFDEWVRRAYVPRDGTLVGRTVREIEKTFEAQRLFIERARRDGKICEVGPDFRVGADDVVAIAGRRSAIVTAAATLGTEVEDAQLLSEPLITADVVVTRFTDRSLGEVGRQLGRGVALRAVVRGGLEIPYHEDTVIERGDLLRIAGNGFDVARVGEAVGYLERPSSETDVVFVGLGVLIGGLFGMLSFDVAGVPLTLTASGGALIMGLVFGWLRSIRPTFGRIPEPALWVFDTIGLAVFIGVVGLDAGPTFVAGLKQTGPSLVAVAFFVCVTPHVVALIFGRYVLKMNPVILLGACAGAGTATAALRAVQDESQSRLPVLGYTVPYAIGNILLTAWGPVIVALMS; encoded by the coding sequence ATGGTTCTTTCTGGTCATGCGGTGATCGACCTGCTCTTCACCGCGCTGCGGCAGCACCCCGAGCTTGCCGTCTTCCTGACCCTCGCGATCGGCTTCCAGATAGGCCGGCTGCGGGTGGGGTCCTTCTCGCTGGGCAACGTCGTCGGCACGTTGCTGGCCGGGGTCGTGGTCGGGCAGATCGGCGGCATCAAGGTCGATCCCATGGTGCGGGTCGTCTTCTTCGACCTGTTCCTGTTCGCCACCGGGTACAAGGTGGGGCCGCAGTTCTTTCGCGGCCTCGGCCGGCAGGCGCTCGCGCAGGCATCGCTCACGGTGGTGCTGTGCGTGACGAGTCTCGGCATGGCCCTGCTTGCCGCCAAGGTCATGCACTACGACGTAGGTACTGCGTCGGGCCTCATGGCGGGCGCCTTCACCGAGTCCACTGTGATCGGCACGGCCGGCGACGCGATCCGTCGGCTGGCCCTGCCTGCCGCGGAAGAGACGCGCCTCCTGAACAACATCCCCGTCGCGTACGCGGTGAGTTACCTGGTGGGTACGACGTTCGTGGTCTGGCTGCTCGGGAGCCTTGCCCCGCGGCTGCTGCGCGTCGACATCCGCAAGGAAGCGCGCGAACTCGACGCCATCCTCAGTGGCGCGAAAGGGACGCCATTCATCTCGGCCTTCGATGAGTGGGTTCGTCGTGCGTACGTCCCGCGAGACGGCACACTCGTCGGCAGGACGGTCCGCGAGATCGAGAAGACCTTCGAGGCGCAGCGCCTCTTCATCGAGCGGGCGCGGCGGGACGGCAAGATCTGCGAGGTCGGGCCCGACTTCCGCGTTGGTGCCGACGATGTCGTCGCGATCGCGGGCCGGCGCAGTGCCATCGTGACGGCGGCGGCGACGCTCGGGACCGAGGTCGAAGACGCGCAGTTGCTCTCGGAGCCTCTGATCACGGCCGACGTGGTCGTGACCAGGTTCACGGACCGCTCGCTCGGCGAGGTCGGACGTCAGTTGGGGCGTGGCGTCGCCCTGCGTGCGGTGGTCCGGGGCGGGCTGGAGATTCCCTACCACGAGGACACCGTCATCGAGCGGGGCGACCTCCTGCGCATCGCGGGCAATGGCTTTGACGTCGCGCGAGTCGGTGAGGCGGTCGGTTACCTCGAACGTCCGTCGAGCGAGACCGACGTCGTGTTCGTCGGCCTGGGCGTGCTGATCGGCGGGCTGTTCGGCATGCTGTCGTTCGACGTCGCCGGCGTGCCCTTGACGCTGACCGCCAGCGGCGGCGCCCTGATCATGGGTCTCGTCTTCGGCTGGTTGCGATCGATCCGGCCGACGTTCGGGCGCATTCCCGAGCCCGCGCTGTGGGTGTTCGACACCATCGGCCTCGCGGTGTTCATCGGCGTCGTCGGCCTCGATGCGGGCCCGACGTTCGTGGCCGGGTTGAAGCAGACGGGCCCTTCGCTGGTCGCAGTGGCGTTCTTCGTCTGTGTCACGCCGCACGTCGTCGCGTTGATCTTCGGCCGCTACGTGCTCAAGATGAACCCGGTGATCCTGCTGGGGGCGTGTGCCGGCGCAGGCACGGCGACCGCAGCGCTCCGTGCAGTGCAGGACGAATCCCAAAGCCGGCTGCCCGTGCTCGGCTACACCGTTCCCTATGCGATCGGCAACATCCTGCTGACGGCCTGGGGCCCCGTCATCGTCGCGCTCATGTCGTGA
- a CDS encoding aspartate ammonia-lyase has translation MSQTPAAMRIEHDLLGELAVPADAYYGVQTARALENFHISGVQLRLYPDLIRAFAMVKMAAARANHECGQFDRNILTGIEGACQELIEGKLHDQFRLDVLQGGAGTSTNMNANEVIANRALELMGHAKGEYRYCDPHDHVNGSQSTNDAYPTSLHVGIALGNARLIAAMTELVQAFRAKGREFGDVLKMGRTQLQDAVPMTLGQEFTAFGETLAGEIRTLKAIEQVLCETNMGATAIGTGLNAPPGYAEACTKALAEITGLPIYKAEDLIEATQDTQAFVLYSSCMKSLAIKLSKVCNDLRLLSSGPRCGLREINLPAKQPGSSIMPGKVNPVIPEVVNMVCFRVIGSDLTISMAAEAGQLQLNVFEPVIAACIFEAQTLFINAARTLRVHCVDGITANRDVCAHYVDFSIGTVTALNPVIGYERSTELAAEAMKTGKGILDLIREKKVLTDAQIAQVLDPVTMTGQKRAE, from the coding sequence ATGTCCCAGACACCTGCAGCGATGCGGATCGAGCACGACCTCCTCGGCGAACTGGCGGTGCCCGCCGACGCCTACTACGGCGTCCAGACGGCGCGCGCCCTCGAGAACTTCCACATCTCCGGCGTGCAGTTACGCCTCTACCCCGATCTGATCAGGGCGTTCGCGATGGTCAAGATGGCGGCCGCGCGGGCCAACCACGAGTGCGGGCAGTTCGACCGCAACATCCTGACCGGCATCGAGGGCGCCTGCCAGGAGCTGATCGAGGGCAAGCTGCACGACCAGTTCCGGCTCGACGTGCTGCAGGGCGGGGCCGGCACGTCGACGAACATGAATGCCAACGAGGTCATCGCCAACCGCGCGCTGGAGTTGATGGGCCACGCCAAGGGCGAGTACCGCTATTGCGATCCGCACGACCACGTCAACGGATCGCAGTCCACCAACGACGCGTATCCGACGTCGCTGCACGTGGGCATCGCGCTCGGCAACGCCCGGCTGATCGCCGCGATGACCGAACTCGTCCAGGCGTTCCGCGCCAAGGGTCGTGAATTCGGCGACGTGCTGAAGATGGGCCGGACGCAACTGCAGGATGCGGTGCCGATGACGCTCGGCCAGGAGTTCACCGCGTTTGGCGAGACGCTCGCCGGCGAGATCCGCACCCTCAAGGCCATCGAGCAGGTGCTGTGCGAGACGAACATGGGCGCAACGGCCATCGGCACCGGCCTGAATGCGCCTCCCGGCTACGCCGAAGCCTGCACGAAGGCGCTTGCCGAAATCACCGGACTGCCGATCTACAAGGCGGAGGACCTGATCGAGGCGACGCAGGACACGCAGGCGTTCGTCCTCTACTCGTCGTGCATGAAGAGCCTGGCGATCAAGCTCTCGAAGGTCTGCAACGACCTGCGGCTGCTCTCATCGGGCCCGCGCTGTGGCCTGCGCGAGATCAACCTGCCGGCCAAGCAACCTGGTTCGTCGATCATGCCCGGCAAGGTCAACCCGGTGATCCCCGAAGTGGTCAACATGGTCTGCTTCCGGGTCATCGGCAGCGACCTCACGATCTCGATGGCGGCCGAGGCCGGGCAGCTGCAGCTGAACGTCTTCGAACCGGTCATCGCCGCCTGCATCTTCGAAGCCCAGACCCTGTTCATCAACGCCGCACGGACGCTGCGCGTGCACTGCGTGGACGGCATCACGGCCAACCGTGACGTCTGCGCCCACTACGTCGATTTCAGCATCGGCACTGTCACCGCGCTCAATCCGGTGATCGGCTACGAGCGCTCCACCGAACTCGCGGCCGAGGCCATGAAGACCGGCAAGGGCATCCTCGACCTGATTCGCGAGAAAAAGGTACTGACAGACGCGCAGATCGCGCAGGTGCTCGATCCGGTCACGATGACGGGACAGAAGCGGGCCGAGTAA
- a CDS encoding efflux transporter outer membrane subunit, which yields MILHRHARRALVALPVLVAVTVSGCRVGPEYKRPDLAPPANYRGAPATAAPESLADVPWWQVFEDPALQSLVRDAIANNPDLRLAVARVSEARALAGVAKSFLYPDINLNAGYTGNQASRNSQPPGALAERDRTFNNTAVSANLAWEIDLFGRIRSENDAAFNRYLSTEEGRRAVLVTLVADVATSYFLLREFDSQLEVARRTLELNERTVTYYADRLQGGVSNRLELNQARANRSLTAASIPELERQIAIIEHAISVLAGRAPGAITRGRSVTEQATPPMVPVGIPAALLERRPDVLEAERQLVAANADIGAAKALFYPRISLTGGLGTVSGDLADFLKGDSIVWSFGAGLFQPLFNAGRIRRNLEAAEARFEQAIAIYQRSALNAYREVSDALVTIEKLALIRVEQEAGVVALRDASDLSRLRYETGLSSYLEVLIADQQLFELELRLANTRGGQLRVIAQLYRALGGGWQPEQQAPPPGQPATPPPPPNAAAPR from the coding sequence ATGATCCTGCATCGGCACGCACGCCGGGCTCTCGTGGCGCTTCCGGTCCTCGTGGCCGTGACCGTCAGCGGGTGCCGCGTCGGCCCCGAGTACAAACGACCCGACCTCGCGCCGCCCGCGAACTACCGCGGCGCGCCGGCGACAGCCGCCCCCGAGTCGCTGGCCGATGTGCCGTGGTGGCAGGTCTTCGAAGACCCGGCCCTGCAGAGCCTGGTCCGCGACGCGATCGCCAACAATCCCGACCTGCGGCTCGCCGTTGCGCGGGTCAGTGAGGCGCGAGCGCTTGCGGGCGTCGCGAAATCGTTCCTGTACCCCGACATCAACCTGAACGCCGGGTACACGGGCAACCAGGCCTCGAGGAACTCGCAGCCGCCGGGCGCGTTGGCCGAACGCGATCGCACCTTCAACAACACGGCGGTCTCGGCCAACCTGGCGTGGGAGATCGACCTGTTCGGTCGGATCCGCAGTGAGAACGACGCCGCCTTCAACCGCTACCTGAGCACCGAGGAGGGCCGGCGTGCGGTGCTGGTCACGCTGGTCGCCGATGTCGCGACGTCCTACTTCCTGTTGCGCGAGTTCGATTCCCAGCTCGAAGTGGCACGGCGGACGCTCGAACTCAACGAACGGACGGTCACGTACTATGCCGACCGGCTCCAGGGAGGCGTGTCGAACCGTCTCGAACTGAACCAGGCCCGCGCCAACCGGTCGCTGACTGCGGCATCGATCCCCGAACTCGAGCGCCAGATCGCCATCATCGAGCACGCCATCAGCGTCCTCGCCGGGCGTGCGCCAGGAGCCATCACGCGTGGCCGTTCCGTGACCGAACAGGCGACGCCTCCGATGGTGCCTGTCGGTATCCCTGCCGCGCTGCTCGAGCGACGCCCCGACGTACTCGAGGCCGAGCGGCAGCTGGTCGCGGCCAATGCCGACATCGGCGCGGCCAAGGCGCTGTTCTACCCGCGTATCAGTCTCACCGGAGGCCTCGGCACGGTCAGCGGTGATCTGGCCGACTTCCTGAAGGGCGATTCGATCGTCTGGTCGTTCGGAGCAGGCCTGTTCCAGCCGCTGTTCAATGCCGGCCGGATCCGCCGCAACCTCGAGGCCGCGGAGGCCAGGTTCGAGCAGGCGATTGCGATCTACCAGCGGTCCGCGCTGAATGCCTATCGTGAGGTGTCCGACGCACTGGTCACCATCGAGAAGCTCGCGTTGATCCGCGTCGAGCAGGAGGCGGGTGTCGTCGCCTTGCGCGATGCCTCCGACCTGTCGCGGTTGCGTTACGAGACGGGGCTCTCGTCGTACCTCGAAGTGCTGATCGCGGATCAGCAGCTGTTCGAGCTGGAGCTGCGGCTGGCGAACACGCGCGGTGGGCAGTTGCGGGTCATCGCGCAGCTCTATCGCGCGCTCGGCGGCGGGTGGCAGCCCGAGCAGCAGGCGCCGCCGCCCGGGCAGCCCGCGACGCCGCCGCCACCACCGAACGCGGCAGCGCCGCGCTGA
- a CDS encoding DASS family sodium-coupled anion symporter codes for MSGAVTPAAPAVQTTRSPWIARIACLALAVGLWFTPVPEGLTAAPWHLFALFAAAIFSVVCGALPILTASLFAIAVAVLARVISPAAAWSGFANGTIVLIIAAFLVARAVVKCGLGERIGHVVVRAFGRSTLGLSYSLFLVDAVIAPAFPSNTARSGVLYSLAMSLTATAGARPNDPSRARLGAFLMFSGVASLTLSSGLWLTAMAANPLGTEIARAYGVNIGFGSWLLASSLPTLLAMAVLPWVLYRVMAPEVTSTPDAPAAAREALAALGPLTRDERIVTITFLVMVALWASASTFGIDATAVAFLGLGVFLATGVLTAADIAKEGDVLATYLWFALLFAMSSQLNELGFMSYVGERLALAMQGWSWLVAGLTLVLAYILLHLLFVSQTAHLLALFGVFMDVGVKVGVPAMPLALLLLFATNFFSAITPQASSANLLFAGSGYLSQRDLYRLGAITTVVNLIIYLVIGTPWFFLVMR; via the coding sequence ATGAGCGGCGCGGTGACGCCGGCGGCGCCTGCGGTGCAGACAACGCGCTCGCCGTGGATCGCGAGGATCGCCTGCCTCGCGCTCGCGGTGGGGCTGTGGTTCACCCCGGTGCCCGAGGGGCTCACCGCAGCGCCGTGGCACCTCTTCGCGCTCTTCGCCGCGGCCATCTTCTCGGTCGTCTGTGGGGCCCTGCCGATCCTGACCGCGTCCCTGTTCGCGATCGCCGTCGCGGTCCTCGCCCGCGTCATCTCTCCGGCGGCCGCGTGGTCCGGATTCGCCAACGGCACCATCGTCCTGATCATCGCCGCGTTCCTGGTCGCCAGGGCGGTGGTCAAGTGCGGCCTCGGCGAGCGGATCGGCCATGTCGTCGTGCGGGCCTTCGGCCGCTCGACGCTGGGGCTGTCGTACAGCCTGTTCCTGGTCGACGCGGTGATCGCGCCGGCCTTCCCGAGCAACACGGCGCGATCGGGCGTCCTGTATTCGCTGGCGATGTCCTTGACGGCAACGGCCGGCGCCCGGCCAAACGACCCGTCGCGCGCGCGGCTCGGCGCGTTCCTGATGTTCTCCGGCGTTGCGAGTCTCACGCTGTCGTCCGGTCTGTGGCTGACGGCGATGGCCGCCAACCCGCTCGGGACCGAGATCGCGCGTGCGTATGGCGTGAACATCGGTTTCGGCAGCTGGCTGCTGGCCAGCTCGCTGCCAACGCTGCTGGCGATGGCGGTGCTGCCGTGGGTGCTGTACAGGGTCATGGCGCCGGAGGTCACATCGACGCCGGACGCGCCCGCCGCCGCACGGGAGGCACTGGCCGCACTCGGGCCACTGACGCGCGACGAAAGAATCGTGACGATCACGTTCCTCGTGATGGTCGCGCTGTGGGCCTCGGCGTCGACCTTCGGCATCGACGCCACGGCGGTCGCATTCCTCGGGCTCGGCGTGTTTCTCGCCACCGGGGTGCTCACGGCGGCAGACATCGCCAAGGAAGGCGACGTGCTGGCCACCTACCTGTGGTTCGCGCTGCTGTTTGCGATGAGCAGCCAGTTGAACGAGCTCGGGTTCATGTCGTATGTGGGGGAACGCCTCGCGCTGGCGATGCAGGGCTGGTCGTGGCTGGTGGCAGGCCTGACGCTCGTCCTGGCCTACATCCTCCTGCACCTGCTCTTCGTCAGCCAGACGGCGCATCTGCTGGCGCTCTTCGGCGTGTTCATGGACGTCGGGGTCAAGGTCGGCGTGCCGGCGATGCCGCTCGCGCTGCTGCTGCTCTTTGCCACCAACTTCTTCTCGGCGATCACGCCACAGGCGTCGAGCGCCAACCTGCTCTTCGCCGGGAGCGGCTATCTCTCCCAGCGTGACCTTTACCGATTGGGTGCGATCACGACGGTCGTCAACCTGATCATCTACCTCGTCATAGGGACGCCATGGTTCTTTCTGGTCATGCGGTGA
- a CDS encoding efflux RND transporter permease subunit gives MAKFFINRPIVAMVLSIIMVLLGLVAMQGLPIAQYPEIVPPMVQITTTFVGASATDVEAAVATPLEQKINGVEKGIYMKSTNANDGTLTLKVSFEVGSNLDMDNVLTQNRVSEATPQLPQAVKNYGVSVKKALAFPLMVISVKSPNGTYDNNFLSNYASININDNIARIPGVGQINLFGGSDYAMRIWLRPDRIANLGITVPDIINAINQQNQLSPAGQIGGAPAVPGTEYTYTVRTQGRLLTEDEFGEIIVRANPDGSEVRLKDVARIELGTMLYNAVGRHNGKPSAVIAVFQIPGTNALQVADNIKAAMEDLKTRFPRDMEYEVSLDTTLPVTEGITEILHTLVEAVVLVIIVVFVFLQNWRATLIPLLTVPVSLVGAFMFFPLLGFSINVLSLLGLVLAIGIVVDDAIVVVEAVMHHLEHGMQPKEATMKAMEEVSGPVIAIALILTAVFVPVGFMGGITGALYQQFAITIALSVLLSAVNALTLSPALAALLLRAPTGKRTLLTPFYNGFNKVFGIATNGYISFTTLLVRKFVVGLFLIAGLTYLTVGLVGRIPGGFVPEEDQGYLLISTLLPDGASLERTDAVMKKAEAILAANHAVGGYNAISGFSLLTGAYSSNMGFFFVALKPWHDRHSEEEHANGVTAALNRAFAQQIPEGFVIAFGPPAIPGLGTGAGFTMQLQDRIGQSPAYLAEQTERFMQAARQRPEIGRISSLYRASVPQVYADIDRSKVLKLGAPLADVNNTLGALLGSTYVNDFNKFGRVYKVYVQAEPEFRKDPKQFGLFFVRGKNGQMAPLDTLVTTSSTSGPEFTNRFNLYRSAELTGVPAAGYSSAQALAALEEVAREVLPADMGYDWADMSYQEKRAPNPAITFAFAIFLVFLVLAAQYESWGLPFSVLLGTPFAAFGAYFGLWAARQWIGPSYVNNVFAQIGLIMLIGLAAKNAILIVEFAKMLREQGKDPVPAALEAARLRFRPILMTAFAFILGVVPLLRATGAGAEARKVMGVTVFSGMLIATFLAVLLVPVLYVTVEKVTGRKHVPEPADVPATPAVPHHGAEA, from the coding sequence ATGGCCAAGTTCTTCATCAACCGGCCGATCGTGGCGATGGTCCTGTCCATCATCATGGTCCTGCTGGGACTGGTGGCGATGCAGGGACTGCCGATCGCGCAGTATCCCGAGATCGTTCCACCGATGGTGCAGATCACCACGACCTTCGTGGGCGCCAGCGCCACCGACGTGGAGGCCGCCGTCGCGACGCCGCTCGAGCAGAAGATCAACGGCGTCGAGAAGGGCATCTACATGAAGTCCACCAACGCCAACGACGGCACGTTGACGTTGAAGGTCTCGTTCGAGGTCGGCAGCAACCTCGATATGGACAACGTCCTCACGCAGAACCGCGTGTCTGAAGCCACACCGCAGTTGCCGCAGGCGGTGAAGAACTATGGCGTGTCGGTGAAGAAGGCGCTCGCCTTCCCGCTGATGGTCATCTCGGTGAAGTCGCCCAACGGGACGTACGACAACAACTTCCTTTCCAACTACGCCTCGATCAACATCAACGACAACATCGCCCGTATCCCCGGCGTCGGGCAGATCAACCTGTTCGGTGGCAGCGACTACGCGATGCGCATCTGGCTTCGGCCCGACCGCATCGCCAACCTCGGGATCACCGTTCCCGACATCATCAACGCCATCAACCAGCAGAACCAACTGAGTCCGGCGGGCCAGATCGGCGGCGCGCCGGCGGTGCCCGGCACCGAGTACACCTACACGGTCCGCACCCAGGGGCGCCTCCTCACCGAGGACGAGTTCGGCGAGATCATCGTCCGCGCCAACCCGGATGGCTCCGAGGTGCGCCTCAAGGACGTCGCGCGCATCGAACTCGGGACGATGCTGTACAACGCCGTCGGCCGCCACAACGGCAAGCCGTCGGCGGTCATTGCCGTCTTCCAGATCCCCGGGACCAACGCCCTGCAGGTCGCCGACAACATCAAGGCAGCGATGGAGGACCTGAAGACTCGGTTCCCGCGCGACATGGAATACGAGGTCTCGCTCGACACGACGTTGCCGGTCACCGAGGGCATCACCGAAATCCTCCATACGCTGGTCGAGGCGGTCGTGCTCGTCATCATCGTCGTGTTCGTGTTCCTGCAGAACTGGCGCGCGACGCTGATCCCGCTCCTCACCGTGCCGGTGTCGCTGGTCGGCGCGTTCATGTTCTTCCCGCTGCTCGGCTTCTCGATCAACGTCCTCTCGCTGCTGGGCCTGGTGTTGGCCATCGGCATCGTCGTGGACGACGCGATCGTCGTCGTGGAAGCGGTGATGCATCACCTCGAGCACGGCATGCAGCCCAAGGAAGCCACCATGAAGGCGATGGAGGAAGTGTCCGGGCCGGTCATCGCCATCGCGCTCATCCTGACCGCGGTCTTCGTGCCGGTCGGCTTCATGGGCGGCATCACCGGTGCGCTGTACCAGCAGTTCGCGATCACGATTGCGCTGTCCGTGCTGCTGTCGGCGGTCAACGCGCTGACGCTGTCGCCGGCGTTGGCGGCGCTGCTGCTCCGGGCGCCGACCGGTAAGCGGACGCTGCTGACGCCCTTCTACAACGGCTTCAACAAGGTGTTTGGCATCGCCACCAACGGGTACATCAGCTTCACGACTCTCCTCGTGCGGAAATTCGTGGTCGGCCTCTTCCTGATCGCCGGGCTCACGTACCTGACGGTGGGGCTGGTGGGACGCATTCCTGGCGGGTTCGTGCCCGAGGAAGATCAGGGCTACCTGCTGATCAGCACGCTGCTGCCCGATGGCGCTTCGCTCGAGCGGACCGACGCGGTGATGAAGAAGGCAGAGGCGATCCTGGCGGCCAACCACGCCGTGGGGGGCTACAACGCCATCTCGGGCTTCAGTCTCCTGACCGGTGCCTACTCCTCGAACATGGGCTTCTTCTTCGTGGCGCTCAAGCCGTGGCATGACCGTCACAGCGAAGAGGAGCACGCCAACGGCGTGACCGCAGCCCTGAACCGGGCGTTCGCGCAGCAGATTCCGGAAGGATTCGTCATCGCGTTCGGGCCGCCGGCGATTCCAGGTCTTGGGACGGGCGCCGGCTTCACGATGCAGTTGCAGGACCGCATCGGGCAGTCGCCCGCCTACCTGGCCGAGCAAACCGAGCGCTTCATGCAGGCGGCGCGGCAGCGTCCCGAGATTGGACGCATCTCGTCCTTGTACCGCGCGAGCGTGCCGCAGGTGTACGCCGACATCGACAGGTCGAAGGTCCTGAAGCTCGGCGCCCCGCTCGCCGACGTCAACAACACGCTCGGCGCGCTGCTCGGCAGCACGTACGTCAACGATTTCAACAAGTTCGGGCGCGTCTACAAGGTGTACGTGCAGGCGGAGCCGGAATTCCGGAAAGATCCGAAGCAGTTCGGGCTGTTCTTCGTCCGCGGCAAGAACGGCCAGATGGCGCCGCTCGACACGCTCGTGACGACGAGTTCCACGAGCGGTCCCGAGTTCACCAACCGGTTCAACCTGTATCGCTCCGCTGAACTGACAGGTGTGCCTGCTGCAGGCTACAGCTCGGCGCAGGCACTCGCCGCGCTGGAGGAGGTCGCGCGAGAGGTGCTGCCGGCCGACATGGGCTACGACTGGGCCGACATGTCCTACCAGGAGAAGCGTGCGCCGAACCCGGCAATCACGTTCGCGTTCGCGATCTTCCTCGTGTTCCTCGTGCTCGCGGCGCAGTACGAGAGCTGGGGCTTGCCGTTCAGCGTGCTGCTCGGCACGCCGTTCGCGGCCTTCGGCGCGTACTTCGGCCTGTGGGCGGCACGGCAGTGGATAGGGCCCAGCTACGTGAACAACGTCTTCGCGCAAATCGGGCTGATCATGCTGATCGGCCTGGCGGCCAAGAACGCCATCCTGATCGTCGAGTTCGCGAAGATGCTGCGCGAACAAGGCAAGGATCCGGTCCCGGCCGCCCTCGAGGCGGCGCGGCTGCGGTTCCGGCCGATCCTGATGACCGCGTTTGCGTTCATCCTCGGCGTGGTGCCGTTGCTCAGGGCGACTGGCGCCGGTGCCGAGGCGCGCAAGGTGATGGGCGTCACGGTGTTCTCCGGCATGCTCATCGCGACCTTCCTCGCGGTCCTGCTCGTCCCCGTGCTCTACGTCACGGTGGAGAAGGTCACCGGCCGGAAGCACGTGCCGGAGCCAGCGGACGTCCCGGCGACACCCGCGGTTCCCCATCACGGAGCGGAAGCATGA
- a CDS encoding efflux RND transporter periplasmic adaptor subunit, with translation MCRPPHTHVEPARSRARLVIALLGTGLLAGACSEKAAPPPPPPPEVLVTPVVRRDVPVPMELVGQTRGFQDVEIRARVEGFLDVVGFNEGTLVRKGQVLYRIDRKPLEASLANSKAELGTAQARYEKTQNDVKRLQPLAAKQAVSAQELDDAVAAADAARSQVEARKAEMERVSLDLGYTNVTSPIDGLVGTTQVKAGSLVGRGESTLLTTISQIDPILFRAGISEAEYLRLARRAAEVRTANAGKKIPIDLILADGSTHPHKGALDAIERAIDPTTGTLSLQFKFANPGGLLRPGQYGRIHFVTESKKDAMLVPQRAVQEMQNLYSVAVVGSDNKVAFKNIKVGPRLDDLWVVESGLTGTEKVVVAGLQRLREGTVVTPKPAPPSAPPSATAADAGHPAPAATVAGGR, from the coding sequence ATGTGTCGCCCCCCCCACACACATGTCGAGCCCGCGCGGAGCCGTGCGCGTCTCGTCATCGCGCTGCTCGGGACCGGCCTGCTGGCCGGCGCCTGCTCGGAGAAAGCGGCGCCGCCGCCACCACCCCCGCCCGAGGTCCTCGTCACGCCGGTCGTCCGGCGTGACGTGCCGGTGCCGATGGAACTGGTCGGACAGACCCGCGGCTTCCAGGACGTCGAGATCCGCGCGCGTGTCGAAGGCTTCCTCGATGTCGTCGGCTTCAACGAGGGCACGCTGGTGCGCAAGGGACAGGTGCTCTACCGCATCGACCGCAAGCCGCTCGAAGCCTCGCTGGCAAACTCGAAGGCCGAACTGGGGACCGCGCAGGCCCGCTACGAAAAGACGCAGAACGACGTCAAGCGCCTGCAGCCACTGGCCGCCAAGCAGGCCGTCAGTGCCCAGGAGCTCGACGACGCCGTCGCCGCAGCCGACGCGGCCCGATCGCAGGTCGAGGCGCGCAAGGCGGAAATGGAGCGCGTGTCGCTCGACCTCGGGTACACGAACGTGACCTCGCCGATCGACGGGCTCGTCGGTACCACGCAGGTCAAGGCGGGCAGCCTCGTCGGTCGCGGCGAGAGCACGCTGTTGACGACGATCTCGCAAATCGATCCCATCCTGTTCCGGGCCGGGATCAGCGAGGCCGAGTACCTGCGCCTGGCGCGTCGCGCCGCTGAGGTCCGCACGGCGAACGCGGGCAAGAAGATTCCGATCGATCTGATCCTGGCCGATGGGTCGACGCACCCACACAAGGGGGCCCTCGACGCGATCGAGCGCGCCATCGATCCGACGACGGGCACCTTGAGCCTGCAGTTCAAGTTCGCCAACCCTGGCGGGCTGCTCCGGCCGGGGCAGTACGGCCGCATCCACTTCGTCACCGAGTCGAAGAAGGACGCGATGCTCGTGCCGCAGCGCGCGGTCCAGGAGATGCAGAACCTGTACAGCGTCGCGGTGGTCGGCAGCGACAACAAGGTCGCGTTCAAGAACATCAAGGTGGGCCCGCGCCTCGACGACCTGTGGGTCGTCGAGAGCGGCCTCACGGGCACCGAGAAGGTCGTGGTCGCCGGCCTGCAGCGGTTACGTGAAGGCACGGTGGTCACGCCCAAGCCCGCACCGCCGTCCGCACCGCCGTCGGCGACCGCCGCCGACGCGGGCCATCCTGCGCCAGCCGCAACGGTCGCAGGGGGGAGGTAG